The following coding sequences are from one Xiphophorus couchianus chromosome 22, X_couchianus-1.0, whole genome shotgun sequence window:
- the comtd1 gene encoding catechol O-methyltransferase domain-containing protein 1 has protein sequence MAANIKTLVCIGLAVVLTGVGKSAFIGKSHSGGKDYLVLQYVVNNSLREHPVLTKLRLRTLEDQWNRMMVAAEQAQFMANLIRLINATKAIEIGMYTGYNALSMALAMPENGRVVACEIDDTYIEIAKPFFKEAGVENKIDVQHQIALKTLDELTAAGEAGTYDFVFIDADKSNHDRYYEMSLELIRNGGIVAIDNVLWSGKVVNPAPNDTTSQTLDALNRKIHKDQRVELSMLTVGDGLTIAIKR, from the exons ATGGCTGCAAACATCAAGACTCTTGTCTGCATTGGACTTGCTGTTGTTTTAACag gtgtgggaAAGTCTGCCTTTATTGGAAAAAGTCACAGTGGGGGAAAAGATTACCTGGTTCTGCAGTATGTAGTTAACAACTCCCTAAGGGAGCATCCAGTCCTCACCAAACTCAGACTG agGACCCTTGAAGATCAATGGAACAGAATGATGGTGGCAGCAGAGCAAGCCCAGTTTATGGCAAATCTCATACGACTGATCAATGCCACAAAAGCAATTGAAATAG GGATGTACACTGGATACAACGCTCTGAGCATGGCTTTGGCCATGCCAGAGAATGGACGAGTGGTAGCTTGTGAAATAGACGACACCTACATAGAAATAGCCAAACCCTTTTTTAAAGAG gctGGAGTGGAAAATAAGATTGATGTTCAGCATCAAATTGCACTTAAAACTCTGG ATGAACTGACAGCAGCTGGGGAAGCTGGAACATACGACTTTGTGTTCATCGATGCTGATAAATCCAACCATGACAGATACTATGAGATGTCTCTGGAGCTCATAAGAAATGGTGGCATAGTTGCAATCGACAAT GTGCTGTGGAGTGGAAAGGTTGTGAACCCTGCGCCCAATGACACCACGTCACAGACTCTAGATGCTCTTAATAGGAAGATACACAAGGACCAGAGAGTTGAACTGAGCATGCTCACTGTGGGGGATGGGCTCACCATCGCTATTAAACGCTAA
- the LOC114138092 gene encoding neurofilament light polypeptide-like, which translates to MSHRMDDRFGFPRRALHDTYSQPKPRRSELETRRASADASSPHARPEKRNEKELMRGLNDRLAGFIEKVHRLESHNHLLEKEIEDIRGKVKPASCLEEEYGPELRRLRQLLQEITHQKNQIEIEHHNLEEELSTLRKRHERETESRSEAESSIVTLKKDMGEAYQAKLLLDRKVESLVDEINFLKRNHEAEVSEMCDQIQDAQLKFKAHEFGHPGVTAALRDIRTQLEGHTRSDVQLAGESFRVQFARLTEAAEAKREALKASQREIQEYKKRLQARSVELDCAKGTREALEAQLHDVEDRHKEELIHYQNTIKELENELINCKFDMSGYLREYQDLLNVKMALDVEILSYRKLLCGEEARLSSISVSDPQIPLPHIYHQSPVYTLPSFSRPGVTQRRAEPKYKFVEEIITETTREIEMSEFEETGSEETDVGKDEQECGKSEKGGSEEEGDHQDSREDEGNQMSDHQQSQVASDEKLESEDDRKVADDVEDNKEQNHSEESEKAAALSGENMDTEVDNNKPVEDMKEKETAEVPRQTDISSKQHDSDESDLVKSDEDKQGSTKAESVIAVQSVKPSNETVVSTYEEDNKTLQHSGVEVQEKAKELIGEAVVLAKMEKCVEIAKAPSTGPENEEKKVSPTEQKETTKTDSAKGEEENTKSTVDATRETIKDQDKSQSSKSTAKPEGEKPEKGDKTQIASAALQKEKTSVTAETKESQQALADSSQTPI; encoded by the exons ATGAGTCACAGGATGGATGACAGGTTCGGCTTCCCGCGTAGAGCCCTTCACGATACGTACTCACAACCCAAGCCGAGACGGTCGGAATTAGAAACCAGGAGGGCTTCCGCGGACGCGAGCTCCCCACACGCCAGACCTGAAAAGCGCAACGAGAAAGAGCTGATGCGTGGCTTGAACGACCGACTCGCGGGCTTCATAGAAAAGGTGCACCGGCTAGAAAGCCACAACCATCTCCTGGAGAAGGAAATCGAAGACATCAGAGGGAAAGTGAAGCCCGCGTCTTGTTTGGAGGAAGAGTACGGCCCGGAGCTGAGGCGGCTgaggcagctgctgcaggaaatcACCCACCAGAAGAACCAGATTGAGATCGAACATCATAACCTGGAGGAAGAGCTTTCCACCTTGAGGAAACGGCATGAGCGGGAGACGGAGAGCAGATCAGAGGCTGAGAGCAGCATAGTGACCCTGAAGAAAGACATGGGCGAAGCGTACCAGGCCAAACTGCTGCTGGACCGGAAAGTGGAGTCCCTCGTGGATGAAATCAACTTTCTGAAGAGAAACCACGAGGCCGAAGTGTCAGAGATGTGTGACCAGATTCAAGATGCGCAGCTTAAATTTAAAGCGCACGAATTCGGCCACCCCGGCGTCACCGCGGCACTCCGGGACATCAGGACGCAGCTGGAAGGTCACACCCGGTCCGACGTCCAGCTGGCCGGGGAAAGTTTCCGAGTTCAGTTCGCTAGACTGACGGAGGCCGCCGAGGCCAAGAGGGAGGCGCTGAAAGCGAGCCAGCGGGAGATTCAGGAGTACAAGAAGCGTCTGCAGGCCAGGAGCGTCGAGCTGGACTGCGCCAAAGGCACCAGAGAAGCTCTGGAGGCGCAGCTTCATGATGTCGAGGATCGCCACAAGGAGGAACTTATTCACTATCAG AACACAATCAAAGAGCTTGAAAATGAGCTCATAAACTGCAAATTCGACATGTCCGGCTACCTGAGGGAGTACCAGGACCTCCTGAACGTCAAGATGGCTTTGGATGTGGAGATATTATCATACAG GAAACTCCTCTGTGGCGAGGAGGCTCGTCTGTCCTCCATCTCCGTCTCCGACCCTCAGATCCCATTGCCCCATATCTACCATCAATCACCTGTTTACACCCTCCCCAGCTTCAGTCGACCAGGAGTCACGCAGCGGCGAGCAGAGCCCAAGTACAAGTTTGTGGAGGAGATCATAACAGAAACCACCAGGGAGATCGAGATGTCAGAGTTTGAGGAGACGGGATCAGAGGAGACGGATGTGGGGAAGGATGAGCAGGAGTGTGGAAAAAGTGAGAAAGGGGGCAGCGAGGAAGAGGGTGATCATCAGGACAGTCGAGAGGATGAAGGAAACCAGATGTCTGACCATCAGCAGAGTCAAGTAGCCTCCGATGAAAAGTTGGAGAGTGAAGATGATAGAAAGGTAGCTGATGATGTGGAGGAtaataaagaacaaaaccacAGCGAAGAATCAGAGAAGGCAGCAGCTCTGAGCGGTGAAAACATGGACACAGAGGTAGATAACAACAAACCGGTTGAGGACATGAAGGAGAAAGAAACTGCAGAGGTACCTCGTCAAACAGATATCTCTTCAAAACAGCATGATTCAGATGAATCAGATCTAGTTAAATCTGATGAGGATAAACAGGGTTCAACTAAGGCAGAAAGTGTTATCGCGGTACAAAGTGTGAAGCCTTCTAATGAAACTGTGGTTTCAACATATGAGGAAGATAACAAAACTCTACAGCACAGTGGTGTAGAGGTGCAGGAGAAAGCCAAAGAATTGATTGGAGAAGCAGTTGTGTTGgcaaaaatggagaaatgtgTAGAAATCGCAAAAGCACCTTCTACTGGACCagaaaatgaggagaaaaaagtgagcccaacagaacaaaaagaaactaCTAAGACTGATTCTGCAAAAGGtgaggaagaaaacacaaaaagcaccGTAGATGCCACACGTGAAACAATTAAGGACCAAGATAAATCCCAATCTTCCAAATCTACAGCGAAACCAGAGGGTGAGAAACCAGAAAAAGGTGACAAAACCCAAATCGCTTCAGCTGctttgcaaaaggaaaaaacatctgtgactgcagaaacaaaagagTCACAGCAGGCGCTTGCAGACAGCAGCCAGACTCCAATCTAA
- the LOC114138509 gene encoding histone-lysine N-methyltransferase SETDB1-B-like: protein MIIFRTRKKVQMDDLNDENLQKKPVVVLTRLPDFTFNALQPPTPQQFDSEAESPDSSGSDMLWEPEDDSGDSDFGAKKKSQHRHKMVNDVNVPSPLVSINNNSTSNSSSVCNNDINSGSKDTNKAAEASPIIVSAAFASSSNETRKERPDFPEIAIALDMVVLARRRVMRWQQGKIVEIINKDDGRVKYKVIFDEKGKSLVSGHHIAKKTNPKLDQLYVGARVLIRSPEDEQCFLSGLLAELPSRKNRLRFLVFLDDHTPVYVSLPSLYLICRQMADPLEDLVDGPHKCFMEQYLRSWPYPHLTHYKEGQTLKIELNGVHQKCQVESVDCSLMKVVFEENGETDWIHRGSLRLEHMSKFLELKQTREPKADNSDSK from the exons ATGATCATATTCCGGACGCGCAAAAAG GTACAAATGGATGACCTGAACGACGAGAACCTACAGAAGAAACCAGTGGTGGTTCTGACTCGACTCCCAGACTTTACTTTCAATGCGCTTCAGCCGCCGACGCCGCAGCAGTTCGACAGCGAAGCCGAATCCCCGGACAGCTCCGGCTCCGACATGCTGTGGGAACCGGAGGACGATTCGGGAGACTCGGATTTTGGagccaaaaagaaaagtcagcATAGACATAAAATGGTGAATGACGTGAACGTGCCTTCACCGTTAGTGAGCATCAATAACAACAGcaccagcaacagcagcagcgtCTGCAATAACGACATCAACAGCGGCAGCAAAGACACCAACAAAG CTGCTGAAGCATCCCCCATCATAGTGTCTGCAGCTTTTGCCAGCAGCTCCAATGAAACGAGAAAAGAGCGGCCTGATTTTCCAGAGATAGCCATTGCGTTGGACATGGTAGTCCTGGCCAGGAGGAGAGTCATGAGGTGGCAACAAGGCAAGATAGTCGAGATCATTAACAAGG ACGATGGACGAGTAAAGTACAAAGTGATTTTTGATGAAAAGGGAAAGAGCTTGGTATCAGGACATCACATCGCAAAGAAAACCAACCCAAAGCTGGACCAACTGTACGTCGGAGCCCGGGTTTTAATTCGGTCTCCAGAAGACGAGCAGTGCTTCCTGTCTGGACTTTTGGCTGAGCTTCCCAGCAGAAAGAATCGCTTAAG GTTTCTGGTGTTTTTGGATGATCACACACCAGTTTATGTCAGCTTACCATCACTTTATCTCATTTGCAGACAAA tggctGATCCTTTAGAGGACCTTGTAGATGGTCCACACAAGTGCTTCATGGAACAATACTTGAGGAGTTGGCCGTATCCACACCTAACCCACTACAAAGAGGGACAAACCCTTAAAATAGAACTGAATGGAGTCCATCAGAAGTGTCAAGTTGAGTCGGTTGATTGCAGCTTGATGAAGGTTGTTTTTGAG GAAAATGGGGAGACGGACTGGATCCACCGAGGCTCCTTACGACTGGAGCATATGTCCAAGTTCTTGGAGCTGAAGCAAACTCGAGAACCCAAGGCAGACAATTCTGACTCTAAATGA
- the vdac2 gene encoding voltage-dependent anion-selective channel protein 2, producing MAVPPAYADLGKSAKDIFNKGYGFGLVKLDVKTKSASGVEFKTSGSSNTDTSKVIGSLETKYNRPEYGLTFTEKWNTDNTLGTEIAVEDQITKGLKLTFDTTFSPNTGKKSGKVKTAYKREYINLGCDVDFDFAGPTIHGAAVIGYEGWLGGYQMSFDSAKSRMTKSNFAIGYKTADFQLHTNVNDGAEFCGSIYQKSSDKLETAINLAWTAGNNSTSFGIAAKYQLDKDASISAKVNNSSLVGVGYTQTLRPGVKLTLSGLIDGKNINVGGHKLGLGLELEA from the exons ATGGCCGTTCCTCCCGCTTATGCTGATTTGGGCAAGTCTGCCAAGGATATCTTCAACAAAGGCTATG GTTTTGGCCTGGTGAAGCTTGATGTCAAGACAAAGTCAGCCAGCGGAGTT GAATTCAAAACATCTGGTTCGTCCAACACTGATACCAGCAAAGTTATCGGTTCCCTGGAAACCAAATACAACCGGCCTGAATATGGCTTGACCTTCACTGAGAAGTGGAACACTGACAACACACTGGGAACAGAAATCGCTGTTGAAGATCAG ATTACAAAAGGACTGAAGTTGACATTTGACACAACCTTCTCACCCAACACTGG CAAGAAGAGTGGCAAAGTTAAGACCGCATACAAGCGTGAGTACATCAACTTGGGTTGCGATGTTGACTTTGACTTCGCTGGCCCCACAATCCACGGAGCCGCTGTCATTGGTTACGAGGGATGGCTCGGCGGTTACCAGATGAGCTTTGACTCCGCCAAATCCAGAATGACCAAGAGCAACTTCGCCATCGGCTACAAGACAGCAGACTTTCAGCTACATACAAACGT CAATGATGGAGCAGAATTTTGTGGCTCCATCTACCAGAAGTCCAGTGACAAGCTGGAGACTGCAATCAATCTGGCCTGGACTGCTGGCAACAACAGCACAAGCTTTGGCATTGCTGCCAAATACCAACTGGATAAAGATGCCTCTATCAGt GCTAAAGTTAACAACAGTAGCCTAGTAGGTGTCGGCTACACCCAAACTCTTAGACCAG GTGTGAAACTGACTCTCTCTGGCCTGATCGATGGGAAGAACATCAATGTAGGAGGACATAAGCTGGGTCTGGGCTTGGAACTGGAAGCTTAA